The Labilithrix sp. nucleotide sequence CTCCTCTTCCTCCGCGAGGAGCCGCCGCTCGTCACCGCGCCGATCGGGCTCGTCCTCCTCTCGAGCGGCGTCCTCGACGTGCCGCTCCACGCGCTGCTCGCGACCGCGGGCGCAGAGTGGGCGCTCCTCGCGCTCGCGACGGTGGAGCGTCAGCGATCGGGCGTCCAGCAGCCGATGTCCGAGCCTTCCCTGCCCTGAAGCGACACGAGGCCGGTGCAGTAGTCCTTCGGCAGCTTGTCGCTCTCCGCGCGCGAGCAGCCGATCCCGCGCTTGGGCAAGCCGGGGATCGACTTCGGACACTGCGCGCAGTCTCCGCCCGGCGCCGCCTTCGCGCAGAAGCGCTCCGTCGTGTACTCCCCCTTCGTGCAGACCCCGTCCTCGCCGCAGTCGAGGTCGGAGCGGCACGGAGAGCAGAGCTCGCCGTCGCCGATGCACAGCTGCGAGCGCGGGTAGCAGACCTTGACCGCCTCATCACCGAACTGCAACGTCCGGCACGCCGCCTCGTTCGGGCAGCCCTGCGTCGAGGTGCACTCCGGCGTGCAGAACCACCGATCGCTCGCGTCGGGGATGCAGTACTGCTTCACGCCCGCGAGCGCGGGGCAGTCGATGTCGCTCGCGCACTCGGAGCAGTACGCGCGCCGGACGCAGGCCTTCTGCGTCGCGGAGGCGCCGTGTTGCCTTCGCTTCGCCGTGTTCGCGTTCGGGTAGTTGTTGATCGACTCGCAGCCGAAGCCCGCGCCGCAGTCGGTGTTCGACTCGCAGCCGTAGGTCGTGCAATACGCGTTGCCGTCGCTCGGCGACGTGGCGTAGCAGTAGAAGCCCTGCGCGGTGTCGCACGCCGGGTTCTCGACGCCGAGGTTCGCCTGGCAAGGCGTGCCCCACTGCCCGTCCGCTTGCGGGGTCACCGGCGTGCGGGTGTCGCCGTCGCCGAACCCGGCGGTGTTCTGCACGCAGAACGGCGGGACGCCGGCGCCGGGATCGGTGTCCATGCAGATGTACCCGAGCGGACAGCTCGTCTCGGGCTCGTCGTTGGAGCCGCAGGTCTTCCGGCACTTCGTCTCTCCCGCGAACGGGAGGCACGTGTTCCCGGGCAAACACTTCGCCGAGTCGCACGCGGCCGCGGCCATGACGACGGTCGTCTTGTCACCGCACGCGGCGACGGCGAGGACGACACCGGCCGCCACCGAGAGGACAAGGAAGCTTCGAAACACGGCCATTAAGCGGTGTACCCCTGCCTTGCCTCACTCGCAAGCGAAGCGCACCATAGGAAGGCTGGTCGGCAAGTCCTTGACGGCGAACCGACGGCGGGTAAAAGCCCTCTCGAGGTGGTCTCCATGAAGCTCGTCTCCGTCCTCACCGCTTCCACTCTCCTCGTCCTCGCGGCGTGCTCGTCGGACGAGACCCCCGCGACGGGCGCCGGCTCCACGAGCGGCGACCAGGGCGGAGGCGTCACGGGCGACGGCGTCGGCGCGGCCAACTCGGCGCCGGACACGAACCCGAAGGGCGACAAGTACCCGACCACGGGCATCGGTCGCCAAGAGGGCACCGTCATCCAGAACTACAAGTTCGTCGGCTACCCGGACGCGGAGCAAGGCGCCGGCCTCAAGCCGATCTCGCTCGCGCAGTTCTACGATCCGAGCGGCGAGACCTACAAGATGATCCACCTCCAGGCCGCCGGCAGCTGGTGCTCGGTGTGCCGCGCGGAGACGACCGCGCTCCTCCCGATCGAGGCCGAGCTGAAGAACCGCAAGGTCGTCTGGATCGTGAGCCTCGCGGAGGGCCCGACCCCCGGCACGCCCTCGAACGAGACCGACCTCAAGAACTGGATCAAGGACTTCGACTCGCCGTTCACGCACGTCCTCGATCCGAACAACAAGAACCTCGGCGTCTTCTACGATCGCTCGGCGCTGCCGTGGAACGCCGACATCGACGCGCGCACGATGAAGATCCTCCACTCGAGCACGGGCGGCGCCACCACCGGCGACAAGCTCCTCGAGGAGATCGACAAGTCGCTCGCCAAGCTCTCCCAGTGATCAAGCGACTCGCATCCACCGGCGCCGTCCTCGCCCTCCTCGTCGCCGCGTGCGGCGGGGAGCAAGCCACCGGCGCGGGCGCCACCACCGCCGGCGCGCAGTCGTCGGACACCGGCGCGACCGCGTCCGACTTCTCCGCGCGCGACATCGACGGCAACACGGTGAAGCTCTCGACCTACCTCGGGAAGCAAGCCATCCTCCTCAACTTCTGGCAGACGTGGTGCGAGCCGTGCGTCGCGGAGTTCCCGCACCTCCGGAAGCTCTACGAGGCGAACAAGGACAAGGGCTTCATCCTCTTCGGCGTCGCGATGGACGGCCCCGAGACGGTCGCCAACGTCCCCGCCTTCGCGAAGCGGAACCAGCTGAACTTCTCCGTCCTCCTCGACGAGGACTCGCACGTCGCCCAGATCTACAACCCGAAGAAGTCGGCGCCGCTCTCGGTGCTGATCGACAAGAGCGGGAAGATCGCCGCCATCCGCGAGGGCTACAACCCCGGCGACGAGGAGTACCTCGCCCGCGACGTCGCGAAGGTCCTCGACGCTTCGAGCGCACCCAAGTAAACCGCCGTCGTGAAACGCGGCAGCCTCGTCGGCCTGGCGATCCTCCTCGCCGCGGGGGACGCGCGCGCGGTCGATCTGCCGAAGGCCTTCGGCGCGCCGGTGAAGCTCGACGTCACCGAGACCTCGATCGTCGCGCAGCGCTTCTCCGCGCGCGCGGGCGAGCAGTCGGAGAACCAGGGCTACTTCGCGTGGCTGAACCGCCTGAACCTCGTCCTCGGGTGGAACAAGTTCACGCTCGGCGCGCGCATCGACTCCTCTTATTACGCGCTCCGCCCGGAGGACAACCGCGACAACCCGGACCGGCGCCAGCTCCTCGTCACCGACGGCTCGACGCGCTACCGCGACGCGATCTACCCGGCGAAGCTGTGGCTCTCGTACAAGAACGCCGGCGTCGAGGTCACCGCCGGCGACAGCTACGTCCAGTTCGGCCGCGGCCTCACGCTCTCGGTCCGCAAGGTCGACGAGCTCGGCATCGACACCACGATCTTCGGCGGCAAGGTCACGGTCCAGAAGGATCCGTTCGGCGTCACGCTCGTCGCCGGCCTCGCCAACCCCGCGCGCGTCGACGAGCCGACCGGCCGCGCGCTCTTCCCGTCGAAGACGATCCCGGAGCTCGGCGGCTTCGCCCCCACCCCGCCGC carries:
- a CDS encoding TlpA family protein disulfide reductase; translation: MIKRLASTGAVLALLVAACGGEQATGAGATTAGAQSSDTGATASDFSARDIDGNTVKLSTYLGKQAILLNFWQTWCEPCVAEFPHLRKLYEANKDKGFILFGVAMDGPETVANVPAFAKRNQLNFSVLLDEDSHVAQIYNPKKSAPLSVLIDKSGKIAAIREGYNPGDEEYLARDVAKVLDASSAPK